The Dioscorea cayenensis subsp. rotundata cultivar TDr96_F1 chromosome 11, TDr96_F1_v2_PseudoChromosome.rev07_lg8_w22 25.fasta, whole genome shotgun sequence genomic interval atatattatattttaaaattatatacattaaaaaaagttgACACGCTTGCtcctatagtttttttttttttttaatcccatTGCTTGATTTTATAGATAATATCAAAATTCTACCATCAATATACTTTTttctaaatttcataatataaatAGACCTTTTCTTAATATCCAAGTATTAGAGAGTATACCCAACACtccaatttaaataaaacctcTTAATTTGCCCTCCTAGAAACTTCCTCCAACTCATATTTGGCATCAATATAAATTCCTTCATTCATTTCCCAATTCCCATTCATATCCATACcttctttttttcctatatatacatacatacatatatgtattgTGTATAGAAACCAAGAAACcactataaaaaatttcacCCCAATTAAGACTCCGCCATGAACCCATACGAACACAACACCCATCGCCATGTTTCACCATCCCAACACTACCACCACTCATTCGGCCATCACTGGCACACCCTCCCATTGCTGCTCagcatcaccctcaccctccTCTTCTTGATCTCCATCTCATACCTCATCTTCAACTCCATCAAGCAATGCCTGATCCGCCACCAACGCTGCCGACGCAACACAACAAACCACGAGTCTCGTGATCCAGTGTGCATGGCCCAACTCAGAGCCATTCCCGTGCTCATCTACGACCATTCGGCGGGTGAAACTGAGACGTGCGCAGTGTGTTTGATGGAGTGCGTGAGAGGAGAAGAGGTGCGAGTGTTGCCGGGATGTAAGCACTTGTTTCACAGGGCGTGCGTGGATGAGTGGTTGGTTGGGAGGTCTTCATTTTGTCCGGTGTGCAGGGGTCGTGTGATTGAGCGCGCGGTGGAGCCCGGGAGTGTGCGCGCGCTTGATGGGAATAGTGAGATCACTGAGATGGAGAGTGCCGGTGCGGCCATGAACAACGCCATTGTTGGTCAGTATCGTTCCTTTCTTTGAAGAGgttttttagaaaaatgaaaaaaagaaacaaggaagAGGACTTTGAATGATTttggtgtttattttatttcgaTAAGATAATAATAGTAGTAAGTGTGagctttttatttatgtatggtATTAAAGTAGGTGTATAATTTGCTGTTACCATATATTAAagacaattttaaaaaaaaaaattgttatatttaagtttttttgttaatattaaatataatattatgttgaTTTGTTTGTGTAATGTGATTTTTCAAAACTAAGAAATCTCAATAGTTTCCATTGTATagagttttttaattatagtgCTAGATTTTTTactatatacatgtatatatcattgtttcaaaaccctaaaatcgTAAAAACCCCACTGCAGAATAGGGGAATTGGtctaattttatataatgtttcaagtttatatattaaattattatgtaaACATTAACTGGGGTTGATCCAATTGGTAAAAACTCAAGTTACTTAAAAAGAATCTATTCATCTGaagtgatgttttttttttttttttctttatagagctcTTCAAACCTTAAACTATGggtaaaaaaactttttttaaaaaaattataaaggctGTCCTCTTCATTTGCTATGTGAAATTTTGATTGTATTATGCACATAAATTTTGTTATCCAATTAGTTTATAATACATATTTgcaatatattattctttttctgaaaaataaataaatcacaaaaattatgTTCGCTCAGgttattttttgcattattgggatataaaaaaatgagttttattagattttttttcatctttgtgattttgttttgtagACTTtgattatttggatttttattacgGTTAAATTTATGGGAATTCTTtacatatatgattttttaaattattccaTAGGCTTAAATGGACATCCACAAATATGATTTATAgagattcaaattttttttccttctataTTATCTAAAAGATATGAATATATAGGTACAAATATTGAATATATTCTATACATCCATGCAATTATAGATGGAAGTAAACtataatcttttaaaaaaattaaattttaaaaccatgtaaaagttaaataaaaataagcccTTTTTTTAGcagtaatatttaataataaaaagatatatatttaaagtgagttgtcatattatcaaaataatatatagtaACATTAatggtaaaaattaaaaagatctTTTTAGACTATATTACAAGCGCTTTTCAGCTATTTTATAGATATGGTAAACACAATCGTTTAAGagtgatcatttttttttaattctttaaaaGATTTCTTTCCTAATTTTGGACCGCATTCAACTCTATAATATCTGCTTTTtacatctatatttttaaaaacatgaaacattTACAGGAAAATAATTTGATCAGATTTgattttaaacaatttaattactattattttattattatagaatttGACCTGCGcggattgaaaaccaaaaatttcaatattttttttaaatttcataaacATTCATTTCATGAATATTTTTAGCATTAAAGTAACCATTTTTCCTTAGAAAAATTGTTACGACTGCATCTATGAAAATGACACATCAACAATAGACTTTGCTTTTGATATGCAACCAAATACAACACAAGTAGGACAGAACAAGTAGTTGTGGTGCATTACAATTGCTTGTATTGTACGGCaccttgtttgatatttttatggatagtataagattttttatactatttgaTTTCTACaacaaaatattgtaaaattacttATGATACCCTTTATATTGTCCTatatttgttttacaataaCAAACTTCACaagtaaattttaaagtttctctcaatttcaatataacctaattaaatttttttataattaattaaattattaaatcataattctattttttaaatttttaaaatgtatgccaaaatattttattattagcaaatacatgataattatttttttatattatatatactaatttaagGAAAATCAGTTTCCaaacaattaattttgaattttttttactatataaacaaatttataaaatatcaacatactaaataataaaatttgtaaatatgattttctaaacttataaatttttttagaatatatgcactaatttgtaaaaattttcaattttcccAGCaatagattttatatatataaattatttttgaggATATCAAGgaactaaattataaattttcataaatatttttactaaaaatataattgtttaatattatgtgcatcaacattgaaaaatatatatataatattttttatttaagaaaaacagGGGCAATGTGTATCAATGTgtacctaatatatatatatatatatataacaattttttttaaaaaaaaagtagggatattttttattttttttttaaatgggcGGTAATGTGTAATaacttgtaatatatatatatatatatataaagcggGCCAATGTGCATTAAcctgtaaaatatataaataatagtttcTTATTGCGGTCCTGATATTAGAAAACATAttccatattatatatatatatatatatatatatatatatatatatatatatatatatatatgtcaactccattatataaatttttgtagCTATTCACAAATGGTGGTTAAATCAAGAATGAACcgaattcaacaaataaaatatgtaacaaactaatattaataaaatataatcacaaCATATATAGTTTGtcaacactacaacaaaatagaTTGCAATGAAACCTATAAAAGTTTATCAACAACGGTACAAAATACCATAAAAAGTAATCATGAAACACAAGCTTTGAGTAGCCACATCAACTTAAAGACATACATCCATATATACAAAAACATCAACTTCACAAAAGTTTTACACCTCTCATACTATATCTCATACTATGCAAAGATTATGGCaatcccataattttttttcacaaaacttATCTTTTGGACACCATTGAGctcccaaaaatatttttcaaacttagGCTTATGAGAGAACTTGATCATTAAATCAACTTCCTCATCCTCACTCAAACCAAGCTTCTTTACCTCTTCACCTAAGTTTCTTGCCATAGGAGGGTTTGGCACTTTTTTCACAATAAGTGATATGTCAAATCTTGCTGCAGACATATAGCTATCTACATTCTCAATAAACTTGTTTGTAACATCCAATACTTTTTGACAATTTAATGGAGGTCTAGAAACATTAGGTGCATTAGACATATGATTCTTTCTAGGAAGTATGCTCCTCATCAAGCTCTAAATCGGTCTCAATGACATCCACTACATTTGCAGCTGTCTCGGCTCCTCGTCCATTAGCACAGTCTTTACCAAAAATACCTTGCAATCTTTTGAGTTCTTAAACTCCTTATTTGCATGATTTCCCACACACACATTAGCTATCACATGATAAGTGCACACTAAatttaagaataatattaacaataacATATGTACTTGTAGATATTCTGTCCAAACTTGCTCACTGTCAATTATGACGCACTTTCTTGTATCATCCCAACTAAACCCGTTTGTGTTCATCATGTCGACTACTTCATTCAGTTTTATAGAccacattttcattttattaactACTTGcttgacaataataataataataataataataataataataataataataataataataataataccataGATACTAGTCATCATTCTTTTTGTAGTCTCCTCATGTGCTAGTCTTAAATGTCCCATTATCTCCCTTGTAACCGGATAACACTAATTCTTCCAAAGTTAATAGTAAGGTATTCtcctcattctttttttttctacatttttttatatgctattcATCTCAATGTTCCCAATTCCTTCATTCTCCATTTTGAACTATcctgaaaaattaattaacttttaaataaatttaaagtgaTAAATACTTTAGGACaacataaatatatgtatacatatatataactattgaACCAAACTTAATATTAATAAGTATGAGAGTGTGACAAACCTAAAAAGGAAAGTGATGAATGGttccaaaaaaataaccaaaaaaaaaaaaaaattcaaggacGTTGGAATGACccaaaaaacaagttttttctATTCGATTAGTAATAACTCCTATCAATGAAGCTGGAAGTTGTATAACTTCGGGAGTGAACGCAAGCATGGAAGCCTTTACTTGTAAGAAGCAACTTGATTTAGGAGTAAATCCATGTTCCTCAAGTATGAGAGAGCATCAAATTAAGTCATTCTTGTTTACCAATTATGCCACCCAAAACATGGGTCACTACTATTACAATTATTGATGAAGTTCATGGATTAAATGTCTAGCAAAAGTATTAACAACAATTCAAGTTTTTGATAAAGTTAATTTTGTCGATGTTTAGATGATATTTATCTATTCATCCTTGAAACTTAATATGTTCACACTTCACACTTTGATGCACAACCATATGGTACAGCTCTTAGTGCGTCATTTGACTCCCAAACAAGAGAATATGAGCAGGAACTAACTTCAGAGTGGCTTCATATATAAATAGGTGGTGCTTTTGAGAGAGTAACATAACTTGTGTGAGAACATCCTCTTGAGGACAATAAAGACACTCACCTGGATGAAGCCATCCTAATACTGTAGTTTGTTGACCATCATATCATCATAgttgataaattattttcaaatgtgTTTTCTGTGTCCAATTTAGACCTATTCAACATTATtactatgcatatatatatttggaagaTATCACATAGTGTACCCATATTCTTGCATAAGGGAAGGCAATTTTTCTGCCCTTTTCCCTGTtgtataagatattttgtgctTTAGATAATGTCTAACATGAATGTTCTGCAAATGAAGTTATTCCAATTTCATTGcttcaatttataaaatctaatttATGATGCAGTTATTTGGAACTTTAGTTGGTTTTCATAAACTagattctttaattttattttttcattgttttgacAAAAAAACTAAAGCTTTACAAAACTTTCTAAAAACATCAATATTTGCAAATGTTTTAAGAACCTACACTTTTAAAAGAAGTCCCCTCTTCCTCTTGCTCTGTACCTTCTCCATTGTGCTTGCTCTCCATCACGGGGGTACAATTCCATCCTCTGTCTATGCAATCTCCATCTTCTTTGGCTTCTCCCAATCAAACCCTCTTGTTTTGGCCGGCCACTACATGTTCTTCTAGCTAGCCTCTCCACTTTAAGATCTTGGTCTCAAGCAGAAGTTCCGGTCTCGGGTGAAGAAAGGAGCTTAACCACAGGCTTTCTTTTACTAAAAGGGGAGGAAGGGGTTTTAATCATGATAGTGTGGACAATGTGTTGTTGCGGACATGGCTTCTAAAGCGACGTGTGTTGTCCAAGTAAATGACGTCAATACCAAGTCAGTAAAGACATGACATGTCAAGTCTAGCATACACGTCAGAAAGTTTTGGTTGGAATCCCCTAGATATGTGTTTAGTTATACCATATTGGTGTTGAATACTCAAGcaaatacaaattgaagtttgatgttCAGTACGGCACCCAACTCAAATTATTATCTGGGAAAATGAACATCCCTTTTATTATTCCAATGGTGGAAAAATTAGTTGGATTTTTaattctacaattttttttagtccgaaattattaaaataaacatggAAAGGTGCTTTCACCTTTCTTGTTTAcactaagaattttttttattatattaattaataataatatttgctaTTGCTACTATTGCTATTATCAGTGGCAGACCCACATGATTGACAGTCAGGGCTGAAACCTGGGTTGGTCggcaaaaaaaacttaggagaACTCTGTTCGACGAGGATTAAGCCATGGTGCAGTGACGCCTGACAAAGAGGGCAACCCGGGCTGAGGAGAGGGAGCTTGGGGTGGAGCCATGATTAGGACGCTGTCCAACCGTGGTTAGGCTGAGGAAAGCACATGGTTGGGTTGAGGATGCTAGAAAATTGGAGGGTGACATACCTTAGAAGATGAAggagttgtaatttttttaaaaaaaaataataaatgtcatTTCACTTAAGTGAAATGCGTTTTTCACTATGAAAAGGCAtcgtttctttttgttttacttcCCCAAAATTCAGCAGCCCTGATCCTTATTTCTCCAATTCTCCCTTTTTTCCCCAAATTCACCTCCAAACTTCCACCACCAAACCGTCATCTGTCGTCCTGCCGTTATTCCCCCTTTTTAAATATCAACTTAGTTTGTATTGTTCTTTAAATTTGTCCATgcattttgtaattaatatcgAACACTGACTTTTATTTAAGCCGAGTCTGGACCAAATTCCTGGGTCCCTCACTGGctattattattaccattattGTTATAACAACTAATGCTATATGAAAAGGTTCAAAGAGATtgttaagtaattttttaaaaaatttaaaaaaaaatttgacaaaaaaGTTCCCAAAGCATTTTTACAAGCTCTTTTCTTTAAAAGATTCTCTCCCGAGCAAATGTTTTTAGGAAGATTCTCAAATAATTAGTATAACatattgatgaaatttttatagGTCTccagttttattttaaaaattaattattagacatctaaaaaaaatattctaatgactatttctattaataatgatattatttggatttataTAGAGTATATATAATCACTTATTGATCGTTCCGTGTGTGGATGCACGCTTGCTCATGGCTTgtcaaatgtaaaaaaaaaatcatttatttatgaaCCATCAATGTGTAAATAGAAAAAGtcatttataaacaataatatttgtttatataaaaagacaAGAATAATATCATATACTAAAACATTTTATCATAATAGTCCAAAATAGTTCCCTCATCTAGTGACTATTTCATGTCTGAACAACAATTTACATAGGAATAGCCATATTTACAAAACTTAGATCCTTACTAAAAAGCATTTAATTCAAACTCTTAATTTTACTAGTGGATTGCTCCCTTTAACTTATTAAGATCTTCCAATTTCTAGTATAAGATGACCGCAACAACATGACTACATGCATTTGGTCTCCCATATACGTTCTAGGCTTTTTAATCCAAATGTCTTTCCCTCGATGGGTGTTTTGTGCTCATCAATTTTGTGTGGTCCTCTAACTTAACTTATTAGATGTCAATTTTTAAAGCTGCCCAATTCAGTATGTAATGAAATTGACAAAATTCAAATTGATTTACTTTAGAAAGGATTGGATTTTGGCACTAAAGGATTTTGATTGGCTGAATGGAAAAGAATCTATCAATCTAATAAACATGGCAATGTGATATCTTTAACTTCCAAGGATTTAGTAAAGGTGATTGTGAAAATTTTGACTTCTAAGGATTTAATAACAAGTGATTGTAAAAAATTAACTCTAACTATGAATGGTGTTAGTCGcatattataaaattcaattgttactcttagaaaaaaaaaattgtccttTAAGAATAAGAACATGCACAATCTACTACTTTCAGATCATGTGTCTTTCTTATCATTCATTATGGCAAGTCATAAGTGCTtaagtaaacatgtttttatgcatgttttactaacattgagcatcatatcttatatggtttatatctcatttcatgtattgggtgttctttcatgcatataggttgtgaaagcattgggaattcaaaaggaagCGAAGATGGGCTAGCAAGGCACATTGTTGAAGAGTTCTTGTGCGAATCAAGGAGGAAgtcacaagaggagttcgtgtatgaggagatgtgtgccaacttccatggttATGCACGCCAATTTActagtggaagggcacaaaggcagccatgtctccacatttcttctctttataaagatttcaagacttttcaagatgcgtcgatgaaggaaaagccttaTAGCCTACTACATGATCATGTGCCCAATTGTGTGGctttaagaggagaatgtttgtcATCGTGCTTGTGGAAATAtatgtagcaaagtactgtagtgaTTTTACTGTTGTAAAGTACTGTAgtgatttactgtagcaaactattgttcacgcgcccgcgtggcaattcctgcagcccactcAGGCGCGTGGGAGCACGTGATATGCGCGATTTGAAGCTATAAATACACTGTTtagccgattctaaagggactttttgctaagctttgagcatagacttGGAGAgaaaggcggctagggtttgaggagaaggtcttcgccgattgagagggagttcttcaccaactttgataggttccttcgacatCATAGcattggggagccattggcgacctagcttcggagaggaacccttcaagacgtggaactaccaatcaaggccaatctgcacgaattcgagggggttttctctatgggttttattgcttttcattgtatccattattgttttgtaactaggcccatggaaggctaaacattagtaggtatttgggcatgtgaaccctaagatttatactttgtattgattctcttaatgcttctagttaatccgagttgttttgagttttaatcttgtgatttagttgcttgctattgttgttaatccttgtggttgatttacattgcatgatttaatacttggATGTGAGAGATCTCCATTTGAGTTAGAttgccaagattaaagagggttgagaggatgagccTTAGGATAGAGgagtgtctcctttcccctttgattgagtgtttcctatctccgtattcccttttctctttgcaaccatatttggtgtgaggcgtgagattgctcgatttctccgccgggagcTTGTAGGGGGCTAGGATCTtttgccgggaattagggttggatctacattttggaatcggtttcactcttaagTTTCcttagagcgtattgcggtcatatgggatgtaaagtgttgagattggtcaatttctccactgggaccttgtaggggactggtgtcttttgcttggagacaaggattggttattaTTGGAATACCTCAATTTATTAGACTcaattctagagcatttagtgaatcttgagcttcatagaagatcttagggggatcattgcccgagtacctcatctttagtgattgagactcttctattttacttcttgcatacttgtttgcctTGCTCGCAATTAAGTTCTTTCTATCATATTCATTAATTCcaactagataattgagaagtggttattactaatacttccgttccctgtggattcgactacccgactcaccggataattattacttcgacacctgtgcacttgcggtttatacgcatattcggatgtgtcagcAAGCCTCAAGATATCTGTcctaataattttcatatacaTTTCCCCCAAATGCCTCGATCATTAGGATGCATTTTGCTTTCTCTTCCATATCCTTTCATATCTTGAGTTATATATTTTAGACCTTGTTGAGATTTGAAGTAGCTTTTTAATCCTAAAGATGCTAACTCCAAATCCTTTAATTGTTGAAGAAAATAGATATTTCTTGATTAAAACTCTCTTGCTTTCTCATTAATAAAGGCCTAAGATACAAACTTGGATCTTTCTTTTGAACAAGTATATGTTCAATTCGCTCATGTGAAATAAGAAAATTCTTATTTTAGATTATCTCGTTAAAAAGTGATGTAATAAAGTATCAATCTTACATTCGTACTTTGCAACATTGTAGTAAAATCGGTACACCACCCTCTCTTATGGTACATGTTTTTCCCATGAATATGAAATCATTTTGTCTCCCTATTTAAACTTCCAAACTACCTATCCAATATGGTCAATACTTGGGCCTCTTGACCAAATAGTTTGGATAGTAACATCAAAGCGACTTGGGATTTCTTAATTCGAGTGATCTTCTAGAacatttgtttgaatttgtagagattcaaattttttttccctctagATTTGCtaaaagatattaatatataggtATAAATATTGAGCATATTCTATACATCCATGTAATCATAGATGGaaataaactataatattttaaataaatcaaatttaaaagtcatgtaaaaagttaaataaaaatatggggTTTTTTTAGCagtaacatttaattataaaaacatatatatttaaggtGAATTGtccatattattaatatatatatataataatcactgataaaaattaaaaatattattttagattatAGTAACATTTACACATGTTTGGCAATGGGACAGGACACCCggcccacttttttttttaagttttcaatACCATAACAGCGAATTTTTACACTCGTCCGCCCCACCCTACCTAGCCCCGCTTTTACAAgaattgagataaaaaaaaaaataaaaatttacactatttttagttcattaatacataaatttaatcCAAATACATAACTATCATAATTAagtgaatataattttatttactttgatttataaaatgagaaattttaaaaatttatgtatatattaatatatagggctatatatgtaaattttaagcCGGATAGGGCAAAGTAAAACCAACCccccttaaaataaaaaaataaaaataataaaaaaaaaaaccatttcagGGCAAATCGGATCAGAAATCATAAATCTGTTTGTTTTTGCCATCCCTGTTTTAAAGATTTCATTCCTACTCCTAATCTTGAACCGCATTCAACTGTATAATAacttcttttcatatatatattttttttaaaaacatgaaatacttacaggtaaaaaaaaaattagatcaGATTTgattttaaacaatttaatttgtactactttattattttaaaatatgaccCATTCGGATTGAAACCcccaaattttcaatttttttaatttcataaacaCTTTTcgcataaatatttttactataaGCATTTTTTTTCCCAAGATAAATTGCTATGACCACGTCTATGAAAATGACAGATCAACAGTACGCTTTCTGTAGTTGCACAATCCAAGCAAATAACTGAGCTTGCTTCTTGTGAGCTTCttttaaaacacaaaacaagaagatcagccaaatcaagaatatatatatatatatatatatatgtttgcttCTTGTGAGCTTCttttaaaacacaaaacaagaagatcaactaaattaagtaaatatatatattaattattaacaaCTTTGGAGCCATGATAGTTAAAATTGGTCCGTCTATAGCAAAACTCTTCTTAAGTTTCTAAGACAGAAAATATAGTACATTAACTTAATTTGTCCCCAATTCACTAAATGAAGCAggaagaaatgaaagaaaaatatgaattgcATTACCGGAAAAAATGTTCTTAGTTCTTGGTGTTGGGCTTGAGGAATTGCGCCTTTAAAGCATCCTCCAACTGTTgaaagaatacgaaaaatgatcCTGAAAGCCAGGCAGCAAAATGTAAGTGGATGCAGGTATAACTGGGGCTCCAAATATGCAGCATTGtcatatgaatttatttaagGGACGCAAACATGAATCCCGGCTCAAAAAAGCTTTATCAaagttaatttcatttattggAATGAACCTGAAGAACTTTCTTTATCCAATGACGATGCTCTAACTAGAACTGTGCCTGGAACTTGATGAAATACCTGAATAGAGAAAATTTAGATATGCAGAATAAACCAATGGCTCAATATAgaga includes:
- the LOC120271657 gene encoding RING-H2 finger protein ATL74-like, yielding MNPYEHNTHRHVSPSQHYHHSFGHHWHTLPLLLSITLTLLFLISISYLIFNSIKQCLIRHQRCRRNTTNHESRDPVCMAQLRAIPVLIYDHSAGETETCAVCLMECVRGEEVRVLPGCKHLFHRACVDEWLVGRSSFCPVCRGRVIERAVEPGSVRALDGNSEITEMESAGAAMNNAIVGQYRSFL